The following are encoded together in the Thunnus maccoyii chromosome 18, fThuMac1.1, whole genome shotgun sequence genome:
- the pyya gene encoding peptide YY-A isoform X1, whose amino-acid sequence MLINMAVMLKPWTVLVAVVLCVLVCLGMVADAYPPKPENPGEDAPPEELAKYYTALRHYINLITRQRYGKRSTQEDVVAELLFGGDNNRDQRSRYDDSYMW is encoded by the exons ATGTTAATCAAT ATGGCCGTGATGCTGAAGCCATGGACAGTGCTGGTGgctgttgtgctgtgtgtgctggtgtgtcTGGGAATGGTGGCAGATGCCTACCCCCCCAAACCTGAGAACCCCGGTGAAGACGCCCCACCCGAAGAGCTGGCCAAGTACTACACTGCCCTGAGACACTACATCAATCTGATCACCAGGCAGAG GTATGGAAAGCGTTCAACTCAGGAGGATGTGGTTGCAGAGCTGCTTTTTGGTGGTGACAACAACAGAGACCAGAGATCAAG ATATGACGACTCTTACATGTGGTGA
- the pyya gene encoding peptide YY-A isoform X2: MAVMLKPWTVLVAVVLCVLVCLGMVADAYPPKPENPGEDAPPEELAKYYTALRHYINLITRQRYGKRSTQEDVVAELLFGGDNNRDQRSRYDDSYMW, from the exons ATGGCCGTGATGCTGAAGCCATGGACAGTGCTGGTGgctgttgtgctgtgtgtgctggtgtgtcTGGGAATGGTGGCAGATGCCTACCCCCCCAAACCTGAGAACCCCGGTGAAGACGCCCCACCCGAAGAGCTGGCCAAGTACTACACTGCCCTGAGACACTACATCAATCTGATCACCAGGCAGAG GTATGGAAAGCGTTCAACTCAGGAGGATGTGGTTGCAGAGCTGCTTTTTGGTGGTGACAACAACAGAGACCAGAGATCAAG ATATGACGACTCTTACATGTGGTGA